ACGGCACGCCCGAACAGCTCAGGCGCCTGCCTGACATCATCGCCGCCAGGACCCGCATCGCCTATTGCCTGACCGAGGCCGAGGCCGGCTCCGACCTATCCAACGTCCGCACCACCGCGCGCGAGACGGCGGATGGCTACGTCATCGACGGCAGCAAGCTCTGGATCCACAACGCGCCGGTCGCCGATCTCGGCTTCGTGCTGGCCTCGACCGACCCCACCGCCGGCCATCGCGGCATGAGCATCTTCCTGGTCGACCTCCATGCGCCCGGCGTCTCGCGCGGGCCGAAGGAGCACAAGATGGGCCAGCGCGCCAGCCAGGTCGGCGGGCTCAATTTCGACGGCGTCACCGTCCCGCGCGAGGCCATGCTCGGCCCTAAGGGGCGCGGCTTCCACATCATGATGAGCGTATTGGAGAAGGGCCGCGTGGGCATCGCCGCGCTCGCCACCGGCATCGCGCAGGCCGGGCTCAAGGCCGCCCTCGGCTATGCCCGCGACCGGCGCCAGTTCGGCAAGCCGATCCTCGACAATCAGGGCCTGCAATGGATGCTGGCGGATATGGCCAAGGACATCGCCGCCGCCCGCGCCTTGACCGAGCGCGCCGCGCTCCTGATCGATCACGGCAAACCCGCGACCTCCGCCTCCTCGATGGCGAAATGCTTCGCCAGCGACATGGCGGTGGCGCAGACCGCCAACGCCGTCCAGATCTTCGGCGGCTCCGGCTATATCCGCGGTTTCGAGGTGGAGCGGCTCTACCGCGACGCCAAGATCACCCAGATCTACGAGGGCACCAACCAGATTCAGCGCACCATCATCGCGAAGGAACTGATCAAGGCCGCGCAATAGCGCGGAGGCCTGCCCGCGCCCCTCCCTTGCCGCCTCGGCGCGTGGCGCTCGACATTCGCCGCCAATCGCGGTCCGCTACCGAAAAGCGAATCCCGTTGCAGCGGGATTCGCCGAGATCATTCGGGAGGATCAGGGGATGAAGACGATCAAGGGACCGGCGATCTTCCTCGCCCAGTTCGCCGGCGACGCAGCGCCGTTCGACAGCCTGGCGAGTATCGCCCGCTGGGCCGCGGGGCATGGCTACAAGGGAGTCCAGATTCCGAGCTGGGATGCACGGCTGTTCGACCTCGCGCGCGCGGCCGAGAGCAAGACCTATTGCGATGAGGTGCAAGGCATTCTCAGCGAGGCCGGCGTCGCGCTGACCGAACTCTCCACCCATCTCCAGGGCCAG
Above is a genomic segment from Bosea sp. NBC_00550 containing:
- a CDS encoding acyl-CoA dehydrogenase family protein translates to MHAPLLDIEIYDQIRETARRFAEEVVKPVAADLDRDETFPAEIYARMGELGLFGITVPEEYGGAGLDTFAYAIVMEELSRGYASIADQCGVVELIGTLLTRYGTPEQLRRLPDIIAARTRIAYCLTEAEAGSDLSNVRTTARETADGYVIDGSKLWIHNAPVADLGFVLASTDPTAGHRGMSIFLVDLHAPGVSRGPKEHKMGQRASQVGGLNFDGVTVPREAMLGPKGRGFHIMMSVLEKGRVGIAALATGIAQAGLKAALGYARDRRQFGKPILDNQGLQWMLADMAKDIAAARALTERAALLIDHGKPATSASSMAKCFASDMAVAQTANAVQIFGGSGYIRGFEVERLYRDAKITQIYEGTNQIQRTIIAKELIKAAQ